TTTTATCCACTAAAACTTTTGGTGCATTATCAAACATTAAATGAGCTTCATCAAAAAATAGCACAAATTTGGGCTTGTCTGGATCGCCCACTTCAGGTAGTTGTTCAAAGAGTTCAGCCATAAACCAAAGAAGAAATGCGCCATACATTCGAGGTGAGTTGATTAAACGTTCAGCATTTAATACGTTAATAACACCCCGTCCATCACGAGTTTGTATCCAATCTTGTAGATCCAATGCAGGCTCACCAAAAAGATTCGTTGCCCCCTCATTTTCTAATGTGAGTAGTGAGCGTTGAATTGCTCCAACACTGGCGGCAGAAACATTGCCATATTCCATTTGAAATTGTTTAGCATTTTCAGCCACAAATTTCAGCATTGAACGGAGATCTTTTAAATCAATTAACAGTAATCCTTTATCATCTGCAACTCGAAACACAAGGTTTAGCAAACCCTCTTGGGTATCATTAAGGTTGAGTAGGCGAGCAAGAAGCATTGGGCCCATTTCTGAAATGGTTGTACGCAGTGGAATACCTGTGGTGCCGAAAACGTCCCAAAAAGAGACAGGAAAGCCCTCTAAATAGCTTTCGCCACCGAGATGAAATTGTTCAATTCGCTCTGCAATTTTTCCTTGGAAACTGCCCGCTTGTACTAAGCCTGATAAATCCCCTTTTACATCGACTAAAAAAACGGGTACGCCATCTTCGCTGAATGCCTCAGCTAGTTTGCGTAGCGTAACGGTTTTCCCCGTTCCTGTTGCCCCTGCGATTAAGCCGTGGCGGTTAGCCATTCGGGCAATGAGGGAGAGTGGTGTGCCATCGGTTGTTTGTGCAATAGTATAATTCATTCTCTTTTCCTTATCGTACGATGATGGGTTAAGTGCGTTTAGATTTTTTAAATTTTCCAGCACGAGGGCTTGATTTACCATTTTCGTGGTTGCCAACAGTAAATCCTCGTTCCCAATTTTGTTTGAAATGGTTTGGTAGCTGTGAAATATGGCAGAAATTCATTCGATTTTGCAACATTTGTGTTTTTTGCTGAGTAAATGATTTTCCAACACGATAGCCGTCTAAATACCAATCATCGCTATCTTGGCATTCAGTAGTGTTGATACGGCGAGTAGCTGTTTTATGTGATGAATTTGTATCTTTAGGTTTAGTTTCTTGTTTTTGAGCGAGATAGACATTCGGCGTGCCTTTAACTACTTTGACGGCTTGCCCTGAAGTTGAAGGGCGGAATAAATCACTGATTTGAGTAAGCTGATTGCTACATGCAGAGAGTAGTAATGTGCCAGTGGTAAGGATTAAAATACGAGAAAATTTCATTATGTTAAGTAATTATATTATTTGAATTAAATGATTAGAGAAATAAACGGTAAAATTTTGTCTAATTTCACCGCTTGTTGATCTAAAGTTTCAATTACGGGCGGCGTCTATTTCGGTTATGTTGTGGCGTGCGTAATTTATTGTTGTAACTGCTTCGTGCAGGCTTAGGTAAGGGTAGCAGAGAGCCACTGTCGTATTGGCTAACAGGAATGTGATGCCCAATATATTCTTCGATAGCAGGTAAATTCATTGCATAACGTTCGCAAGCAAAACTGATTGATGAGCCACTTTCGCCTGCTCGCCCTGTCCGTCCGATACGATGAACGTAATCTTCTCGGTCATCAGGGAGATCATAATTAAAAACGTGGGTAACATCAGCAATATGTAAACCTCGAGCCGCAACATCGGTTGCCACTAAAATATCTAAGTTGCCTTGCGTAAAGCTATCTAGCAATGTTAAACGTTTTTTCTGTGGAATATCACCCGTGAGTAAGCCAACACGGTGTCCATCAGCGGTGAGATAACGCCAAATTTCTTCACATTTGTGCTTAGTATTAGCGAAAACAATGCAACGTTCAGGCCATTCTTCTTCCATTAAAGTCAGTAATAATGCCATTTTATCTTCATTTGAAGGGTAAAATAGTTCTTCTTTAATACGATGCCCCGTGCGTTGTAATGGCTCTACTTCAACATATTCAGCATTATCCATATCTTCAAAGGCAAGCTCACGGACTCGATGTGAAAGGGTGGCAGAAAATAACATTGTCAAACGCTCGCTTGGCTTTGGCGCTTTTCGCATTAGGTAGCGAATATCTTTAATAAAACCGAGATCAAACATTCGATCAGCTTCATCTAGCACAATCACTTGGATTTTATCTAAGTTGATAATGCCTTGTTTGACATAATCAATTACCCGTCCTGTTGTACCAACCAAAATATCAACGCCTTTTTCAATTGCGGCTAATTGTTTCTCATAGCCATCTCCACCATAAGCCAGAGCAAGGTTAAATTCTGAATGAGTTAAGAAAATTTCAGCATCAGAGGCAATTTGTACAGCAAGTTCTCGAGTAGGAGCGAGAATGAGGGCTTTAGGTTGGTTCGGCTGGGTTGTGATTGGGTTGCGGTATAAATAGTTAAGGGTAGCTACTAAAAATGCCAAGGTTTTACCTGTGCCTGTTTGTGCTTGCCCCGCAATATCTTGCCCTGCGAGGGTAAATGGCAACGTTTGTGCTTGAATGGGCGTGCAAAATTCAAACCCTTTGCTATCTAAGGCAGAAAGTACTTCATCGGCAATCGGGAAGTCAGCAAAACGTTGTTCAGTAAGATGTTTAGACATCATTAACTCCTTGAGTTACAAGCGGTCGGTTTTACTTAAATTTCGCAACACTGTATTAAAACCGCTTGTTATGGATTTTAGATAAATTTTTGGCAAGATAGCATAATTATGATTATTTTAGTAGTTAAAAACACTATCGAGATATCGTAAAAATGCGTAGAATGACTAATAGTTTTCGTTATAAAAACGAGTTATATAGGAGGTTTGAAATGTTAAAACGAGAGATGAATATTGCAGAGTATGATCACGAAATATGGCAGGCAATCCAAGATGAAAATCGTCGTCAAGAAGAACATATTGAATTGATCGCTTCAGAAAACTACGCCAGCCCTCGAGTGATGGAAGCTCAAGGCTCACAATTTACCAATAAATATGCCGAAGGCTACCCAAATAAACGTTATTACGGTGGTTGTGAATATGCTGATGTTGTCGAACAATTAGCCATTGATCGTGCGAAAGAATTATTTGGAGCAGATTATGTCAATGTTCAGCCCCATTCTGGCTCACAAGCAAATGCAGCCGTCTATGGCGCATTACTAGAGCCTCACGATACTATTCTAGGAATGAGCTTGGCACACGGTGGGCATTTAACGCACGGGGCAAATGTGAATTTTTCGGGCAAAATTTACAATGCAGTGCAATATGGCATTACTGCAGAAGGCTTGTTAGATTATGAAGATATTCGCCAAAAAGCGTTAGCACACCGCCCGAAAATGATTGTCGGTGGGTTTTCTGCCTATTCACAGGTGGTGGATTGGGCAAAAATGCGTGAAATTGCTGATGAAGTCGGGGCTTATTTATTTGTAGATATGGCTCACGTTGCTGGTTTAATTGCAGCAGGGCTTTATCCTAATCCACTTCCGCACGCCCACGTTGTAACCACCACCACACATAAAACCTTAGGTGGGCCTCGTGGCGGGTTAATTCTTTCCAGTGCAAAAGATGAAGAACTCTACAAAAAATTACAAAGTGCCGTTTTCCCAGCGCATCAAGGCGGACCATTGGTTCACGTTATCGCTGCCAAAGCGGTCTGCTTTAAAGAAGCCTTAGAGCCTGAATATAAAACCTATCAAGCTCAAGTGATAAAAAACGCCAAAGCAATGGTTGAAATTTTTAAACAACGAGGCTATAAAATCGTCTCAAATGGTACAGAAAACCACCTGTTTTTAGTCGATTTAATCAGCCACCATTTAACGGGCAAAGAGGCGGATTTAGCCTTAGGTAAAGCGAATATTACCGTCAATAAAAACGCCGTACCGAATGACCCACAAAAACCATTTATCACCTCAGGTATCCGCATTGGCACACCTGCAGTTACCCGCCGAGGTTTTAAAGAGGCAGAAGTCAGCGAACTGGCTAATTGGATCTGCGATATTTTAGACAGTATTGGCAAACAAAATGAGGAAGAAGTGATTGAAGTAACAAAAGCGAAAGTATTGGATATTTGCCAACGTTTCCCAGTATATGCCTAACAAGCGGTGAGATTTGAGAAAATATTTGAAAGTTAGTTAGACTATACCTTTAATTAAAATGTAATAAACCCAGTATTCATTACTGGGTTTATTTATATCTTCTTACTCTGTATTTTCAGAATTATTTGGCAAAATCAAATTAAGCGACATTGCTAAAATTGAACCAACAGTAATGCCTGAACCAAAAGCTTCTTGGAAAAAGCTAGGCAATTTGTTTAAAATTTCAGGGCGAGTAGTAACGGCTAATCCGCAACCAATAGAGATAGCGATAATCAAGCCGTTACGTTTACTACGCTCAACTTTATCCAGCATTTGAATGCCTGCCACCACAATCATTGTGAACATCATTAACCCAGCACCACCTAAAACGGGGATAGGGATCGACACAATCAACGCCCCTAATACGGGGAAAACACCTGCTAATACTAATAAAATCCCCATTAAGGTAACGACATAACGGCTAGCTACACCAGTCAGCGAGATAACGCCAATATTCTGTGAGAAAGAGGAAAATGGAGTGGTGGACATAATAGCAGCAAAGGCAGAACCAACGCCATCACAAAGTACCCCACCCCGTAAATGTTTGCCGGTAATTTCTGTTTGCGTGGCATTACCTAATGCAAGGAAATTCCCGCTTGATTCAACAATGGTAACTAAGTAAGCAATACTCATACCGATAATGCCTGAAATTGGGAAGGATAATCCGAAATGTAATGGCTGTGGTACGGCAAAGAGTTGGGCATTACGCACGCCTTCAAAGTTTATCCAGCCTAGAGCAAGCGCAACAATATAGCCTGTGATAATGCCAATGAAAATGGCAGAGGCTGAAAAAATGCCTTTTCCCCATTGAACTAATATAACAACTACCACTAACACAAAAGTAGCCATTGCTAAATTAGCGGGTTCTGCGTAATTGGGATCGCCTTTTTGAGCACCCGCAAACCAATCGACTGCAACGGGAACAAGGCTCAAACCAATCATCATTACCACCGTACCTGTAACCACAGGTGGAAATAATTTTCGCACATAAGACATAAAGAAACTGCCAATAATCATTACAAATGACCCAACAAGCGATGCCCCCATAATGCCCGAAACTCCATATTCGCTAAACCCAATTGCTAAAGCTGCGGCAACAAAGGTAAAACTTGTTCCCATTACGCTCGGTAGACGCAGACCAACAGGGCCTAATCCCCGACACTGGATAATAGTAACAACGCCCGATACCAGCAGAGCTGCATTGACTAAGACGATAGTGTCTTCGGTTGGGAGTTTCAACACATTACCAATCACCAACGGAACGGCAATAATCCCTCCGAGTGCCGCTAAGAGATGTTGGGCAGCTAAGAGCAGGCTAAGCCCAAGAGGTGGTTTTGAATCAATCGGGTAGAGAAGTTTTTGCATTGGCATTTCCTTAGTAGTAGCTGTTAAAATTTGGCGGATTATACGGGGAACGTTCACGCAAAGCAAACGATTGCTTATTTTATTTATATTATATTTTAATTTTGTTGGATAAGTGTAAATAATATATAATATTGAAAAATTTTTAAACTTTCCCAGACCTAATAGGTAATCATTAAAATGAATCAAATAGAACAACAATTTCTCAATGAGCTTGATGCTAAATTGTGGAAATCAGCAGATAAACTTCGCTCAAATATGGATGCGGCAAATTATAAACATATTATTTTGGGCTTAATTTTTCTTAAATATGTCTCTGATGCTTTTTCTGCACGTCAAAAAATCCTTTTAGAACAATTCTCTAATCCTGAAGAACGGTATTACCTTGATCCAAGTAGTTTTGATACAGACGAAGAGTATCAGCAGGCTTTAAAAGAAGAATTAGAAGAGCGAGATTTTTATATTGAAGAAAATATCTTTTGGGTCCCTAAAGAGGCTCGTTGGGATACCTTAAAGGCTAACGCAACTATACCGGCAGGTGAAATACTTTGGCAAAATGAAGAAGGCAAAGATATCAAAATGCAAAGTGTTTCCTGGCTGATTGATAACGCTTTAGATAGCATTGAAAAAAGTAATCCTAAATTAAAAGGGATTTTATCCCGAGTGAGTCAATATCAAGTAGAAAATAACCGCTTGATTGATTTAATCGGTTTATTTTCAGAAACTTCATTTGCAAACCCAGAATATCAAGGTGAAAAACTCAATTTAAAAAGTAAAGATATTTTGGGGCATGTTTACGAATATTTCTTAGGGCAATTTGCTTTAGCAGAGGGTAAGCAAGGCGGGCAATATTACACGCCGAAAAGTATTGTAAATTTGATTATTGAAATGTTACAACCTTATAAAGGGCGGGTTTATGACCCCGCAATGGGCAGTGGTGGTTTTTTTGTCTCAAATGATAAATTTATTGAAAATCACGCCAGTGAAAAACATTATTCAAGCGAAGAACAACGCCGTAACATTTCTATTTACGGACAAGAAGCTAACCCCACTACGTGGAAATTAGCGGCGATGAATATGGTCATTCGTGGCATGGATTTTAATTTTGGCAAACAGCATGCCGATAGTTTCACCAACGATCAACACCCCGATTTACGGGCAGATTTTGTTATGGCAAATCCGCCTTTTAACCTAAAAGAATGGTGGCATAAAAGTTTAGAAAATGATGCACGCTGGAAGTACGGCACGCCGCCGGAAGGTAACGCCAACTTTGCATGGTTGCAACATATGCTTTACCACCTCGCCCCTACTGGTTCAATGGCTCTATTATTGGCAAATGGCAGTATGAGTAGTAATACCAGTGGTGAAGGTGAAATTCGTAAAAAATTAATTGAAGATGATGTGATTGAATGTATGGTTGCATTACCTGGACAACTTTTTACCAATACACAAATTCCTGCTTGTATTTGGTTTTTAGCTAAAGATAAGAAAAACGGTGTTTCATTCGATAAGAAAAAACGTAATCGTAGTGGTGAAGTATTATTTATTGACGCACGCCAATTAGGCTATATGAAAGACCGAGTATTGCGAGATTTTACTAATGAAGATGTTCATAAAATGGCGCAAACATTTCATCATTGGCAATACGGCGAAAATTATCAAAACGAAGCAGGATTTTGTTATTCCGCCTCATTGGAAGAGATAAAAAAACAAGATTATATTTTAACCCCAGGGCGATATGTTGGTGCGGTAGCTCAAGAAGATGACGGCATTCCTTTTGCAGAAAAAATGCAGGAACTGACCGCTATTTTAAAAGAACAAATGGCTGAGGGTGAACGCTTAAATGCTGAAATTAAAAAGAATTTAGCGGGGTTGGGGTATGAATAAAATTCCATTAAATGAATTGGTTACTTTACAACGTGGATTTGATTTACCAAAAGACAAACGATTAAAGGGAAATGTACCAGTAGTGGCTTCAACAGGCATTGTTGGGTATCATAATGAGGCAAAAGTAAAAGCAAATGGCGTTGTCTTAGGACGTAGTGGTTCAATTGGTGGCGGACAATATATTCAGGAAAATTTTTTCCCTTTAAATACAACATTATATGTTAAGGATTTTAAAGGGCATTATCCAAGGTTTATTTATTATTTATTTCGTAGTATTGATTTTACTCAATTTAATGTAGGAAGTGGTGTTCCAACATTGAATAGAAATCATTTATCAACTATTTTGATAAATAACATTTCTTATGAAGAAGAAGTACAAATAGCAAAAGTTTTAGGTGATTTAGACGATAAAATCCAACTCAATACCCAAATCAACCAAACTCTAGAACAAATCGCTCAAGCCATATTTAAAAGTTGGTTTATTGATTTTGACCCAGTCAAAGCAAAAATAAATGTATTGGCTAATGGCGGAACAAAAAATGATGCGGAATGTGCGGCAATGTGTGTAATTTCAGGGAAAACAGAAGCAGAGCTAACCCAATTAAAAGACAGGCAGCCTGAAAAATATCAAGAACTGGCTAAAACGGCGGCATTATTCCCAAGCGAAATGGTAGAGAGCGAGTTAGGCAAAATACCGAAGGGGTGGGAGTGTAAATCTATCTCTTCTATTTGTTCTATGCAGAATGGTTATGCGTTTAAGAGTTCTGAATGGTCAAATGATGGACTTCCTGTAATTAAAATTGGTTCTATTAAACCAATAATTATAGATATGGACGGAATTGGATATGTACATAAGAAAAATGAAAGTTTGAGGCAAGAATTTCTTGTTAAGGAAGGGGATATTCTTGTTGGTCTTACTGGTTATGTAGGAGAAGTAGGGCGAGTGCCTAAAAATATAAATGCCGTTTTAAATCAGAGAACTGCGAGATTTATCCCATTTCCTATAAATTCTCAATATCGCTATTATTGTTTTATATACTGTCTTTCTAGGTCTAATAAATTTAAGGAATATGCAATAACTCATGCAAAAGGGTCTGCGCAAGCAAATATAAGTACTAAGGAATTACTTAATTATCAATCTGTTATTTCTTGTGTTAATATTCATATTGAATTTGAAAAAGTGATTTTTTCTTTACTTGAAATGATATTAAATAATGGTGGGGAAAATAATACTTTAGGTAAAGTTAGGGATGAATTATTACCTAAAATTTTATCAGAAATAAAAAATTAATATGAGGAAAAAATGGAGTATAACTTTAATAACATTCCTATCTGGAAGTCAGACAAGCCTAAAGAAAGTTTTGTAATATTATCGGATAGCATTAATGGAAGGATTCCTGTTACTAGAATAGAGCATTGGGATCAGTTTCCTAAACTGCTAGAACATGATTTTTTCAATTCAGACGGTACAGAATTAATATTTAGAGGGCATCGGCGTTATGATTGGAATATGCAACCTACTTTAGCAAGAATAATTCCTAATGGAATTATAATTGAAGACTTAGCTAACAAGCAAATTGAATATTTCCGTAAAACAATTCGAGGAAGAATAAGTGATAGTAGTTTATTATCTATAGAACAAGATGAAGACGAGATTAATGAATTATGGTCGATTGGACAACATTATGGTTTAATGACCCCATTATTAGATTGGACTCATTCTCCTTTTGTTGCTTTATTTTTTGCATTTTCAAAACAGGATCAGGTTGATGAATCAGATAATCCTTATCGTGCAGTTTATATTTTAAATAAAAGTAAAATAGTATGTGATGAGAAGTTCTCTACGGTTAAATTATTTGAGCCTAGAAAAGATGATTATGGCAGGCTAGTTGCTCAAGCAGGGTTGTTCACAGTTTCTCCTTATCAATCGACGATTGAAAATGAACTTACGAATGCTATATTCTCTGATGATGATGAGAATCCCTATTTATCTTCTTCTGAAGATGAACAGGCTCATTTAATTGCTAAATATATTTGTAAAATATATATTAAAAATACAGAGCAGGAAAAATGTTTAAGATTTTTAAGAAAAATGAATGTTCATCATGCTAGTTTATTTCCTGATTTATTAGGAGCAGCAGAGTACAGCAATATTTTAATTAGTGAATTTGTAAAATTACAACCACGAGATAATCAAGTTAATATATATGAAGAGGAAACTAATTTTAATAAGGAGAAACAGAGTAATAAGGATACTAAATCATATAATATTCCAGATAAAAACTTAATTAATAAAATTAAAAAATTATTAGACCATAATGACAAAAATAGTACAAATATTGATTTTTTAGCTGAAAATTTAAAAGAAGTTTTAATTAAAAATATACAGATACCAGATTGGAATAGTCGAGAACCGATCATAGCAAAAATGAGAACGGAATTAAAGATACTTTTAAGAAAATATGAATATCCTGAGTCTTATTGGGATGAGACTATAAATTCATTGTTAAATATTGAATACGAGAGTTTGGATTAGTAATTTAACGGAGAAAAAATGATCAATGAAAATATGCTAGAACAAGTCGCATTAAATTGGTTTGAGGAAACAGGCTGGCAAGTTTTTCACGGTAAAGCGTTATTACCTGATGGCGATAAGTCGCAACGTGATAATCTCAATAGCGTTATTTTAGAGCCTATTTTTCATTCTCAATTTGCAAAACTTAACCCCCATCTGCCCGCTTGTTGTGCCGAAGAGGTGCTGAATAAATTAAAACAAGCAGAAAGTCGTGATTTAGTCGAAGCTAATCAAGCCTTACATAAAATGCTTGTGCAAGGTGTGCCAGTTTCCTATAAAGAAAATGACAATGAGAAATTAGAAACTGCTTTTTTGATCGATTTCAGCCAGCCTGAAAATAATGCGTTTTGGGCGGTGAATCAATTTGAAGTCAGGGGTAGTAGCTTACGCCGTCCTGATATTGTCTGTTTTATCAATGGGTTGCCGCTTGCTATTTTAGAATTAAAAAATCCAGCCGATGAAAAAACAGATATCTGGTATGCGTTTAATCAATTACAAACTTATAAAAATGATCTGTTTGAGCTATTAAAATTTAATCAAGCTTTGGTTATTTCAGATGGTGTTATCGCAAAAGTGGGGTCTTTAACGGCAGATGAAGAGCGTTTTATGCCGTGGCGAACGGTTGCCGATGAAAACGATAGACCAAAGGTAGAATGGCAATTAGAAACAATGATTCGAGGGTTCTTCCGCCCTGATTTATTGACAGATTATTTGCGATTTTTTATTTTATTTGAAAAAAATGAGAAAAACCGGTTAATTAAAAAACAGGCAGGGTATCATCAGTTTCATGCCGTAAGAGAAGCTGTCCATGCCACCATTATTGCTTCACAATTACCGCAAAATAGGCTTGATGAACCACGAGCAACCTACGGGAAAGAAGTGGTATCAGGGAGCAAAAAAGCAGGGGTGGTTTGGCATACACAAGGCAGCGGCAAAAGTATTTCAATGTGTTGCTATGCTGGAAAATTATTACAGCAGCCTGAAATGCAAAATCCGACATTGATTGTTGTTACTGACCGTAATGATTTAGACGGTCAGCTTTTTCAACAGTTTTCACAAGCTCAAGAATTATTAAAACAAACGCCTGTACAAGCAGACAGTCGAGAATCTTTGAGAGAATTATTAGCAAGCCGAGAAGCGGGCGGAATTATTTTTACCACCATTCAAAAATTTGCGTTGCAAAATAATGAGCTGAACCACCCGCTTTTAAATAATCGCCATAATATTATTGTCATTTCTGATGAGGCGCACCGTAGCCAATATGGGCTAAAAGCTAAATTAAATGAACAAGGCGAATATCAATATGGCTATGCGAAACATTTGCGTGATGCACTGAAAAATGCCACCTTTATTGGTTTTACAGGTACGCCGATTGCATTGGAAGATAAAGATACCGTAGCGGTATTTGGTGATTATGTGTCTATTTATGATATTCAAGATGCGGTTGATGATGGGGCGACTGTTCCTATTTATTATGAATCACGCCTTGCCCGTTTAAATATTAATTCAGCTGAAATTGAGGAATTGGCTGCGCAGTTTGATGAAATTGTTGAGGAAGAAGACAAAACAGAAGCAGAAAAAATTAGAAGTAAATTTACTCGATTGGA
This portion of the Vespertiliibacter pulmonis genome encodes:
- a CDS encoding type I restriction endonuclease subunit R, which gives rise to MINENMLEQVALNWFEETGWQVFHGKALLPDGDKSQRDNLNSVILEPIFHSQFAKLNPHLPACCAEEVLNKLKQAESRDLVEANQALHKMLVQGVPVSYKENDNEKLETAFLIDFSQPENNAFWAVNQFEVRGSSLRRPDIVCFINGLPLAILELKNPADEKTDIWYAFNQLQTYKNDLFELLKFNQALVISDGVIAKVGSLTADEERFMPWRTVADENDRPKVEWQLETMIRGFFRPDLLTDYLRFFILFEKNEKNRLIKKQAGYHQFHAVREAVHATIIASQLPQNRLDEPRATYGKEVVSGSKKAGVVWHTQGSGKSISMCCYAGKLLQQPEMQNPTLIVVTDRNDLDGQLFQQFSQAQELLKQTPVQADSRESLRELLASREAGGIIFTTIQKFALQNNELNHPLLNNRHNIIVISDEAHRSQYGLKAKLNEQGEYQYGYAKHLRDALKNATFIGFTGTPIALEDKDTVAVFGDYVSIYDIQDAVDDGATVPIYYESRLARLNINSAEIEELAAQFDEIVEEEDKTEAEKIRSKFTRLENLVGARPRLQQIASDLVQHFEQRQQSQDGKAMIVAMSREICVGLYNEIIALRPQWHSNDPAEGVIKIVMTGSAADKPFLQPHIYSKQVKQALEKRFKNPDDPLKLVIVRDMWLTGFDAPCCHTMYIDKPMKGHNLMQAIARVNRVFKDKPGGLVVDYIGIANELKQALHTYTNSKGKGEPTINTEEAVKLFLEKMDAIAGLFATPINGEVLDISQFETMAVKLLPQAANHILGLKDGKKRFADLVLVATKAYALCATLDEVTPYQRKLAFYSAIKAVLFKEQVGDRKLQKQRQDHMLKLILDNSLIAEGIDDIFDLCGLAKPNIGLLSDEFLDDVRQMEHKNLAVELLDKLLQNNIKSRSSRNLVQERKYRDRLEATLAKYHNRSIEVAQVIEELIQMARDMQKAFQRDEELGLNSDEIAFYDALANNESAVRELGDKILKEIASDLVKQLRDSVTVDWQIRESARARIRILIRRILQKYKYPLDKAPEAVELVLEQAEILSNEWKLA